The following DNA comes from Oncorhynchus mykiss isolate Arlee chromosome 16, USDA_OmykA_1.1, whole genome shotgun sequence.
agaccattcatgtgtggggttgcttctcagctcactcacaattttgcctaagaacacagccatgaataaagaatggtaccagcacatcctccaagagcaacttctcccaaccatccaggaacagtttggtgacggacaatgccttttccagcttgatggagcaccttgccataaggcaaaagtgataactaagtggcccggggaacaaaacattgatatatTGGGTCCATGGCccggaaactccccagaccttaatcccattgagaacttgtggtcaattctcaagatgcgggtggacaaacaaaaacccacaaattctgacaaactccaaacattgattatgcaagaatgggctgccatcagtcaggatgtggcccagaagttaattgacagcatgccagggcggattgcagaggtcttgaaaaagaagggtcaacactgcaaatattgactctttgcatcaacttcatgtaattgtaaataaaacactttgacacttatgaaatgcttgaaattatacttcagtattccatagtaacatctgacgaaaatatctaaagacactgaggcagcagactttgtgataATTAATatctgtgtcattctcaacttttggcaaCGACTGTAGGTTGAAAAAaagtgaacccctaggctaattacttctccaaaagctaattggagtcagctaacctggtcCAATCAACGAGACAAGATTGGatatgttggttagagctgccttgacctaaaaaacactcacaaaatttgagtttgctattcacaagaagcattgcctgatgtgaacaatgccttgaacaaaagagatctcagaagaccaaagattaagaattgttgacatgCATGAAGCTGGAAAGGGTTGCAAAAGTATAtataaaagccttgatgttcatcagtccatggtaagGCAAATTGCCTATAAatagagaaagttcagcactgttgctacaccctaggagtggccatcctgcaaagatgactgcaagagcacagcgcagaatgctcagtgagtttaagaagaatcctacagtgtcagctaaagacttacagaaatctctggaacatgctaacatctctgttgacgagtctacgatacgtaaaacactaaacaaggaaggtgttcatgggaggacatcaCGGAAGAAGCTGcttctgtccaaaaaaaacattgctgtacGTCTGAAGTTtacaaaagtgcacctggatgttccacagcgctacttgCAAAATATTCTATgtacagatgaaactacagttgagttgtttggaaggaacacaacactgtgtgtggagaaaaaaaggcacagcacaccaacatcaaaacctcacctcaactgtaaagtatggtggagggagcatcatggtttggagctgcttttctgcctcagggcctggacagcttgctatcatcgctggaaaaatgaattcccaagtttatctagacattttgcaggagaatgtaaggctatctgtccgccatttaaagctcaacagaagttggatgatgcaacaggacaacgacctaaaacacagaagtaaatcaacaacagatggcttcaacagaagaagatacgccttctggagtggcccagtcagagtcctgaacTCAGAGTCCTGATTGAGATGCTggggcatgacctcaagagagcagttcacaccagacaccccaagaatattgctgaactgaaacagtgttgtaaagaggaatggtccaaaattcctcctgaccgttgtgcaggtctgatccgcaactacagaaaacgtttggttaaggttattgctgccaaaggagggtcaaccagttattaaatccaagggttcacatacttttcaatcttgcactgtgaatgtttacacggtgtgttcaataaagacattaaaacttataattgtttgtgtgtttagtttaagcagactgtgtttgtctattgttgtgacctagatgaagatcagataacattttatgaccaactcatgcagaagtccaggtatttccaaagggttcacgtACTTTTCCTTGCCACTTTAACATAATATGACATAGCTTGTGCTGGAGAGCCTGCCTGTGATGAAATACAATCTACCCAAAGAAAGTAGAGGAAATTGTATACCATAAACATCCTGTGTTCAGGGGATTATGATCACATCTCTGGTGTGAAGTGATACTGTTACAGCAGCTGCTACTGTTACATGACATGATGTAGCCTTAACCAATGCTTTACACTAAAGCAGTATTTGTTAGATTACTTCAGGGCTGATAAGGTCCATTCTGTGCATTCTAAACAGCTTCTGGCTTAATTTAATGGCAGTGATATTTGAAAACAAAGGCAAGAGCATCATTCCTATCTCCCAAAAGCTCTGCATTTCTATGTGAAAATAACATTATTGCAAGGTACCTTATTCAAATGGTTAGTAGATGTGTCATAATacaattttattattattttaattataTCCTTCCTAGGTATAAAAGGCAACACTTGTCAATAATTCATATGATTATAATCATAGAATATAATACACTATTGCTAAGAAAGATTCCCAGCACGAATAGTTTCTTCCCATGACTTAACTCTGGTGGTCTTTGTCAGGTGTCTCCTACGGTTCTCACTACCCTGGGAATGTCTGGGAACTTCCTCCATAtcctgcatacaaacacacatttatATTATGTTAGATAAATTGAAATGACAGAAATATTTACATAGATTGATGGATGCAGGGCAATCTGCAACAGCACGGTAAATTGAAGGAGAATCATTCTCACCTGTGTTGTAGCATCCAACAGGTCTCTGGAGGGTATCAGACAGCCAGCCTCACCCAGGAAGCATAGAAGGATATGGAGCACATCTGCCCAGCGGCCGACAGTCAGCATCAGGACCATGAGCCCCCCCAGACGCACCACCACTGTGTTTATAACAGCTTGGCCACTTGGCTGGCGATGTTGCTCCTCTGAGTAGAAAATAATTATCATCAGTTGAACGCTTTCTCAATGAGAATGACAACACTATGCTTGTAATTTACTATTTGGGTATTTTGTAAATACCACAAAACAAGTATCTGACAATCTGCTGCTTAAACGTTTCCCCATACAGGATACAGTATGTTCAGTCTCTCACCCTGCATATACACCACCAGCAGTGTGTAGCAGATTGTCAGTGGAGTCCAGAACCTGAGGGCTTCTGTAGCTGAGAGGAAGTGTTTGTTTATTATAGATATGGCGGAAATGGCAGCCACTGCAAAGCTGAGCATAAGGGCCCTGGTCAGGTGTGGTAACAAAGAGCAACCTGATGTGAGCAGTGCAATGCACACTCCACAGTAGCGCTGGGAACTGTGTAGTTTGTACAGTGCAGTGACATGGAGCTGTAGGCGCCCAGTCTGGCTGGCCAGGAACCAGCTCAGTCCTGCAGCTAGGAGGAGGCAGAGCCAGCGCTGCGGCGCCCCCTCATGGAGGAAATGGAGACTGCAGCTGAGGGCACAACCCAGGGAGAACTGGCACTGGACCAGCAGCTGCTGTAGGAACCTACTAGACTCCTGCAGATTCAGAGAGCAGGAGGGAAATTAATTTAGAGATGGATCAAGGCTGATGAATGGGAGATGTGAGAGATATTTTCATATAATTATAAGTGACATTTATGTTATTATCTTGCAAGTGCCTCACTGGTCCAGCTGTGACCCAAGCTGACACTGCTCTGAGGGAGAACTCTAGAACCACCAGGGAGGCAACCCGAGAGCCCACTACAGCCAGCATCACTGACAGGAACAAGAACTGGAGAGTTCCACTCAGCCCAAATGTAGCACTGGCTTGATGCCTTGATTTCTTCTGCATAGATGTCTCTTTACTGCTGCTTTTGTTGCTTGAACTGAGTAGAGAAAGTATTAATTTCAAAGCAGTGAAATACAAATCAATGATTTCTAAGGATACATTGATTACTATTGACAATGTAAATCACAGTCTTTGTTCATAGTGACGAAATCAAGCACAATATTCAATAGAACAAATTATTAAACTACATCAAAAGGCCTATATGGTTTGGTCCTGTTTCTCACGTGTTTTTAAATGTCCCTGTCTATAATATGGTAATTGCATCCAGATTCTAATTATAGGGAAACAGGTATAGCAACAATCAGTTTGTTTATTTATCAAACGCTATTACAACTAACAATGTAGCCTAACCTATATACTGAAGTTGCCTAACTACAATGCAATTAAAAAGGTATGATAATAACAAGAAGTGTAGCCTGAGACCCAAGTGAAATCATATCTTCCAATGTCATATTTTGGGAGTTGTCCATAGTTGTATACGTTTCTCACCTTTCAGCCTCTAAGAATACGTGTACTCTCAACAGGTTACAGAGAACAGAGATCCCACATGCGCCGATAAGTCCTGTGTCACACAAAACATGTCATCAACAGAATTGTATTATAAAATATCGGTTCTTAAAATAAACGTACAGCATGAGTAGCAACCTGCAAAAAGGCATTCGGCACAAACCAAGCAAGGAGAAGGCCCTTTACCCGGAGTAGCCTAGAACGATACAAACATCTCACCTTGGAGTAGACTGTCCAGGGGGGTTGCATCGAGCGTCAGCCATCCAGGTAAACTCGGAAGAAACGATGTAATTAAAGATAACATTTTCGTTAAATCGCTAGAATATTGGACTAATGATTCCCTAAAGCTAATGCTAGTTTCGATATCAAACCTATTGCCGGTTTACACCCTATCGTGTGCACATGACCAATACACTTTGAATTGAAAAATAGGCTAATTTCAGAAATGGGTCATTTATTTGCAACAGTTATATTTCGATAAAAGATAAGACCATGCCAGTTGGTCAATTGACAAAATACTTGAATCATTTCAAAAGTTTAAATGACtatctctgtctatttctctgtgATTAAATAACCGCTTTGCTCAGTCATTGTGCCGTTCAAAGGTCAGTCGTGGGCAGTCATTGTGAGACAAAAActgagacaaaaatgtatgtgaaattCATTTTAAAAAAGGTGTCTTTGAATAAACAACGTTTAATTGTTGTAGAAACAACCAATGTAATTACTCTACAACCAAAAATGTGTGGCAAAAATACCTTAAATGTAAaagttatatttaaaaaaaataaaccttCACTAGAGAACATAGTGTAAATCATGTGTTTGGAAGTACAACAaaaactcactactgtaattcaCTCTGTATAAGAGTATCAAAAATCCAGTGATTGTCCCAGTAGCATAACTAAGTCACCtatatcaaacaggcaaagcctattacaccggctctgacgctcaatggatgtggcagggcatgcaaactatcacagattacaaagggatacccagccatgagctgcccagtgacacaagcctaccagatgagctaaatgccttctatgagCTCACATCTGTagacatgaaatgctttgaaaggctggttggtaatggctcacaataccatcatcccagacaccatggacccactccaattcgcttactgcctcaacagatccacagatgacgcaatttctatgcactccacactgccctttcccacttggacaaaaggaacacctattctacgtgagaattctgttcattgactagagctcattacttgttttacttttctatttccattctctctgcattgttgggtagGGCCCATAAGTAAGTATTCCACTGTTAGCCCAAACCTGTtgttttatgaagcatgtgacgaatacaattttatttgatttatatgTTGTGATATCATTGAGTTCACGACTTCAGAGGCATTTCGTGAGCGTTCAAATTTTCTTCTAAAACTTAAATCAATTCTAACTTAAATTCTAACAGTGTAGCTCATGTGTAATCAtcaatggggtggcagggtagcctagtggttagagcgttggactagtaaccgtacaaatattttgttctgcccctgaacaggcagttaacccactgttcctaggccgtcattgaaaataagaatttgttcttaactgacttgcctagttagttacatttttattttatttttttctgtgttttatatcatattgtacaacagctgatgcaATTAACACTGTAAAAAGTCATTTGATCAGTGTTAATTCCTGATAGTTGTTGGTTGAAAATAGAATCTACACGACCTACTAATCGGCACGTTTGCAGGGACGAGAGTTTCAACATgcgtaaattggttaatagaccaataacaaagagattTCCAAACCTAGTTTTcatttttcccctccccactcagaccactcccagacagtcctagcaaaattcttgcttgagaaatagtttTTGCTAAAAAGCAATTTTTTCCAATTTGAATGtaaatctattacagtaaggtacttaattgttacccataaatgatttgatattgatataaaaacagctgcattgagCCTTTAAATAACAGTTTCAACCATTTGAAAACATCTACattacatatatttcaggatgttgtgtatccctggaaataatcataattaatgtaaacattatacagttttgaaaacatagcttgtccataTAAAGTGGcctcttggcacaacttaccccAGGAATGTGGTAAGTTGAGGCGCGGGACAGTGCAAGTTAAGCAACCTACACATTTTTGTGCAGAATAAAATATTACCACtactttttaaaaccatgtctaatctttatttcccaaacacaatatTCGcaatcacattttttttgttgtcttttaaTCATTTTATTAAGCATCTTTTAACACAGTCTTGACAACTAACAAACACGTTGTACTTTTTTAAACACTTAACATAGGCCAGGTcctgttacctcatatcccagcaaTAATGCTTGCGTTACACCTGGGAAGACAACATTTGAATTTTCTTGACTGGCCATTGTCTCAAACACTGGCTCAATTtaacccatggccattggctcaacttacccaatggcaaacattttgactatattagcccacacaacCACaatgatgcactttcatgctaggtttagtacctcatattgaagcttatagagaccacCAACTGGTGcatagaacaatcttaaaattaactactttggtttagatacaagcatcacgATACCTCTAACACAAATTAATTTGACTTGGTCAAAatcttattatttttttacctaacttgcttaccacttttttcATGCTTCTTCCTTCACTGATAAATAATTCCTTTTATGTGTGGTTTCCTAGAAATAAGGGAGGCTCAAGTtcaacttacccctttggctcaacttaccccactctcccccacTGTACTATCTGTAGTCTACAAATCAGCACAAGCTTGCATTGAGCATATACTATAGCAATAAAATAGCCAACGACAGATTTATGCATGTAGTTTGTAACCAGTAGTCTATGTCAAATGGTTATTCTTGCAAAGACAGTTTCTTAGACGTTCAAAACAAGTGTGGCTTGCCTCTTAACTTAGTTTGATCTTTGTCTACCATCCTTGTTTGGTGTCTTTGACTGTCGGGCTTTCCTACCTATCCGAGAGCTAAGATTAATGATATGTGACTATATTGGTCTGTTGAGGTTTCCTATGCTGTAGCTGTACTTAAATGTACTCGAGATCTCTCCAAATGTTAAAATTATTGCCAACTCTCTTCATGAGGATGTCAGGCAGAAAGCCATGAAAAGGGTTATTGTCAGCGCTGTTCATAAAATATTTTACTAGCCCGACTGCCGCCAGATGGTGGTAATATTCCATAATTATGACGTAAGGAATAATACCGCCAATGGGTGACAGTACGTCGAAGATTTTACAGTATGGAAACACAAGTAGCCTAATTTTCCGGGCCAGAAAATCCCCAAAATTGTCAGCAATTAATTAAATTacagtatttatatatattttaactgTAAATATCAACTTAAattattttaattaaaaacacattttcttcaACACTGGGGTGCTAAGCCATTTATGTAGACATAGGCCTAATGctattggcaaagtgggtggggttatatcctgcctgtttggccctgtccgggggtatcatcggatggggccacagtgtctcctgaccccatcctatctcagcctccagtatttatgctgcagtagttcatgtgtcggggggctagggtcagtctgttatatctggagcacttctcctgtcttatccggtgtcctgtgtgaatttaagtatgctgtctctaattatttatttatttatttctctctctctcagaggacctgagccctaggaccatttctcaggactacctggcctgatgactccttgctgtccccagtccacctggccgtgctgctgctccagtttcaactgttctgcctgcggctatggaaccctggcctgttcactggacgtgctacctgtcccagacctgctgttttcaactctctagagacaggaggagcggtagagatactcttaatgatcggctatgaaaagccaactgacatttactcctgaggtgctgacttgttgcactctcgacaactactgtgattattattatttgaccatgctggtcatttatgaacatttgaacatcttggccatgttctgttataatctccacctggcactgccagaagaggactggccacccctcatagcctggttcctctctaggtttcttcctaggttttaacctttctagggagtttttcctagccaccgtgcttctacacctgcattgcttgctgtttggggttttaggctgggcttctgtacagcattttgagatatcagctgatgtaagaagggctatataaatacatttgatttgatgtgcacTTCAAGTCTGGGAAGACTATGATGGATGACTCTGTGGGCATATTTGGGTTAGCTGACAATGTCACAAACGATGCGCACGCTTCAATGAAGCAGTAGTCTGTGAGTTGTGATTCTGGTTGGCCAGATTGCTACAAGCAATGACAAGaaattgcattgtgggaaatTGTTAGTGACTCGTTTCAGCTAGTTTAATCCTGTttttgataccatgtcttgttttcagATGTTTTGACTAATTAGGTCAATTAATGTCAGCAATCTAACATGCTGACCCCACTGCCCACATTGCGTTCgcgagtgttgcaaaataaatgtacacatacattttatactcttaaggatcggacccttttttcaatttttacctaaaatgacatacccaaatctaactgcctgtagctcaggacctgaagcaaggatatgcatattttattttattttacctttatttaactaggcaagtcagttaagaacaaattcttattttcaatgatggcctaggaacagtgggttaactgcctgttcaggggcagaacgacagatttggaccttgtcagctcgggggtttgaacttgcaaccttccggttactagtctaaccactaggctaccctgccgcccctgccgcccctaccatttgaaaggaaacactgaagtttgtggaaatgtgaaattgatttaggagaataacacattagatctgctAAAAGATAATACCAAGAAAAAAACGTgatttttattgttttgtttttgctccatcatctttgaaatgcaagagaaaggccaaaaTGTAATATTCCAAGTTAGGcgcattttggccactagatggcagcagtgtatgtgcaaagttttagactgattcaatgaaccattgcatttctgttcaaaatattgtatcaagactgcccaaatgttcctaattggtttattaatacatttaagttcataactgtgcactctcctcaaacaatagcatggtattccttcactgtaatagctactgtaaattggacagtgcaattagattaacaagaattgaagctttctgcccatatcaggtatgtctatgtcctgggaaatgttcttgttacttacaacctcatgctaatcacattagtgcACGTTAGCTCAGTCGTCCCGTGGGGGGTAGGGTCACCGATCCCTTAGAAGTTATTCAATAATTTAATCTAAACTGCTCACGCGCGTCTGCTCAGCCAGGCGCTAATATAGAATTTGGTTCTATTTTTGACGCTTGACGAGaagcaagtcctgcctctcccatcacttcattggtttttaggagcgtATACCCATGTGGGGGATTGAAAGATGAATTGAGGTACTCCCCAGTCCAGTGGGTGGTGGagatgcaccttaaagttggttgccaaccaccatatGTAAAGTATAAAGAAGAAGAAGCCCGAaagagagattactagaaacgaaGTAGATGTCCCCTTATCTGTGGATTAGTTGTCTGAGGAGAGAACACACAATTTTGTGACTCAAAATGGGTAAAAATTATACAAAGATCCAGAAAAAAGGATCTTGTGCATTTCagataaaataacaacccaatgtttatatccctggacaaattagctaacaacagcaagctagctagctaaatgtccatgagTGTTTCATGTGTTTCAACCTGTCCTCAACTCAATATAAAGTCagcaaaaaataaacatcctcactgtcaactgcatttattttcagcaaacttatcatatgtaaatatttgtatgaccataagattcaacaagtgagacataaactgaacaagttccacagacatgtgacgaacagaaattgaataatgtgtccctgaacaaagggggggtcaaaatccaaagtaacagtcagtatctggtgtggccaccagctgcattaagtactgcagtgcatcttctcctcatggactgtaccagatttgccagttcttgctgtgagatgttaccccactcttccaccaaggcacctgcaagttcccagacatttctgaggggaatggccctagccctcaccttccgatccaacaggtcccagacgtgctcaatgggattgagatccgggctcttcgtgggctatggcagaacactgacattcctgtcttgcaggaaatcacgcacagaatgagcagtgtctggtggcattgtcatgctggagggtcatgtcaggatgagcctgcaggaagggtaccacatgagggaggatgatgtATTCCCTGTAaacgcacagctttgagattgcctgcaatgacaacaagctcagtctgatgatgctgacacaccaccccagaccatgacggaccctccacttccaaatcgatcccgctccagagtacaggcctcagtgtaacgctcattcctttgacaataaacgcgaatccgaccatcacccctggtgagacaaaaccgcgactcgtcagtgaagagcactttttgccagtcctgtctggtccagcaacagtgggtttgtgcccataggcgacattgttgccggtgatgtctggtgaggacctgctttacaacatgccgacaagccctcagtccagcctctctcagcctattgcggacagtctcagcactgatggagggattgtgtgttcctggtggaactcgggcagttgttgttgccatcctgtctGAGCACTCCCTGtaacgctgtcttaggcgtctcacagtacggacattgcaatttattgccctgtccacatctgcagtcctcatgcctccttacagcatgcctaaggcacattcacggagatgagcagggaccctgggcatctttcttttggtgtttttcagagtcagtagaaagggctctttagtgtcctacgttttcataactgtgaccttaattgcctacagtctataagctgttagtgtcttaatgaccattccacaggtgcatgttcattaattgtttatggctcattgaacaagcatgggaaatggtgtttaaaccctttacaatgaagatttgtgaagttatttggatttttacgaactATCTTTGAAAGActgtcctgaaaaggggacgtttttttgttgttgctgagtttagttagTTTAGAGTTCATTTTGATATTAAACCTTTGTGTCCTTATC
Coding sequences within:
- the tmem82 gene encoding transmembrane protein 82; this translates as MLSLITSFLPSLPGWLTLDATPLDSLLQGLIGACGISVLCNLLRVHVFLEAESSSNKSSSKETSMQKKSRHQASATFGLSGTLQFLFLSVMLAVVGSRVASLVVLEFSLRAVSAWVTAGPESSRFLQQLLVQCQFSLGCALSCSLHFLHEGAPQRWLCLLLAAGLSWFLASQTGRLQLHVTALYKLHSSQRYCGVCIALLTSGCSLLPHLTRALMLSFAVAAISAISIINKHFLSATEALRFWTPLTICYTLLVVYMQEEQHRQPSGQAVINTVVVRLGGLMVLMLTVGRWADVLHILLCFLGEAGCLIPSRDLLDATTQDMEEVPRHSQGSENRRRHLTKTTRVKSWEETIRAGNLS